Part of the Prunus dulcis chromosome 8, ALMONDv2, whole genome shotgun sequence genome is shown below.
GATGTATGCTATAGTTGTCTgctctttatttattaattcaaaACTAGTtcctttataatttatttatttatttttaattcatcTCCAATAATGCACAAATTAGttcctttatattttatttatttatttttatgcattTTGATAAAAGTAACAATCTATggtgattttgttttataataatcaagatgaagaaaaaagttgttttaGTTTCAGTCAGTCAGAAACCTCTCTGCACAAATATGCTGATATCAAACAAATTTCTGAATAAAAAGTACAAATAtcttgtttttacttttcttgttCAGCAAAGGCAAAGCAAAcccaacaacaagaagaaggtctggttttgtttttcttcttcagtaGCAAAAGGCTCTTCGGATTTATTTATCCTTTTAAAAATTGCACCTCCGCTGAAAAATTtctggatccgccactgcttgtagggcccactccgtattgtatttcactaatccaaaccatctcttttatagatactcattcaaagatcatctctacaaaaaaatcacttgaatccgatatcatttgaccactcaattgaattattgaaattttagtaatttcttgaagtaccatgttcattgattttgtaggacacaattggatatcgaaacagtttccgatttgtctaatttttttcaaggatgatctataaatatagacttaaaaaatatatatggtttcgatcgttgaaaaaaaattcgtaggagaccctaaagggtgtccctcaaataacaAGGCATGTCACTCTACTAATTTTCTCGAAATATAGTTTCGTTTGAAAGTAATGAACATACTTGCATTGCATATgacttgttttttatttggaaagaAAGCGATGCATTATGACTTATTATTTTCACTCGTTGGATGAAAATAATAGAAATCATTTAAAATTGGACTGGATGataataatattttcacttcACGTCGCCATTGTTGGTTCTTATCAGAGGCTCCATCCTGTCCTTGTGTAAAAGATGTTTAAACATTATTGGTGCTGAAAAGTATAAAAAGTTGTAGGTGGGCATCCACCAAGCGATAACTCTTTGCAAGTTCCTTGAATATGGTTCTCtgaatatgaatatgatgaAGGTGGGTGCGTCGAAAGACCCATAACAAAAAAAGTGTACAATTCTGTAGGAGGGGCTCACCAATCACTTTACAGTTATTTTTTTGCAAGTGccttcaaattcaattgttccCACTCAAATGAGGAACTTTATCTTTATCCGAAAGCAATTGTCACGTTATGTTAAGGGAATCCAAGGAACTCAGATAGATAGGTGAAGCACAGCAACCAACCATTCATATAAACAAAAGCCAGAAAAAACTAATCTCCATTATTAAGAGCCAGCCATTTTTATTGTTGGAAACAAGATACAGAAAAAGAATCAGACCAGAGAGTGAAGATGGCTGAGTTTGCAGTTTCGACTGTCGTCGAGAAGCTCACGAGCTGGATCACTGAAGAAGCACTTCTCTTGGAAGGTGTGGGCGACAAGGTTGAGCAACTGCGAGACGAACTACGGTGGATGCAAAGTTTCCTCAAGGATGTAGATGCAAAGCAAGAGAAGAATGAAAGACTTCGCATTTGGGTGTCTCAAATAAGAGAAGTGGCCCTGGATGCTGAAGATGTTGTAGAAACTTACATCGCCGAAGCAGCATCTCACAGTTCATGGAACATACCTGCAAAGTTAATCAATCTTCACCAGGCAGGAAAGAAGATTGAAAAAATCCGATCTAGGGTCCAAAATATTTCACGCCAAAAAGAACATTTTGGAATCACTGGCACTGCTCAAGAGGGACGTGAAGGGACGAGTGCTTCCCCAAATGAAAGGCTACGATGGTGGAGACAGACATCGCCCAATATCGAGGAAGATGATTTGGTTGATCTTGTAGAAGATACCAAAGCATCGCTAACACAACTGTCTAGCATGGACCCGTGTCGCCGTGTGGTTTCTATTGTGGGCATGGGGGGTCTGGGCAAAACTACTCTTGCAAAAAAGTTGTACAATCATTGTGATATCACAAAACAATTTGATTGCAAAGCATTTGTTTATGTATCTAAAGATTACCGTAGAAGAGACACTCTGCAAAGGATAATTGTAGCTGTAAGTCCCGATTGCAATATGGAGGATTTGAAGAAACTAGAAGAGGAGGCATTGATATCGAAGTTGCATGAATTGTTGAAGGATAGGAGGTATCTAGTGGTTCTTGATGATATCTGGGAGAAGGAGGTTTGGGATAGTATGCAATCTGCATTTCCGAGTGCAGAGATGGGAAGTAAGGTGATGCTCACCACCCGAAATAAGGAAGTTGCTTTATATGCAGATGCAAGAAGCGAACCCATTGAGCCACGATTTCTCACACAAGATGAAAGCTTGGAACTATTCCGCAAGAAAGCACTCCCGGGAATGGACCACATGCCTTGTGATTTGGAGAAACTCGGTAGAGAGATGATGGCAAAATGTGGTGGTCTTCCACTAGCAGTGGTGGTGCTTGGAGGATTATTGTCCACAAAAAGGAAGACCGCGGAGGAATGGAGAAGTGTGCTTCAAAACATCACATGGCGGCTGATTGATGAAGATCGTGTTTCTGCAGTTTTAGCTCTAAGCTACAATGATTTGTCTTTCTATTTAAAGTCTTGTTTTCTCCATTTGGGTCTTTTTCCTGAGGATTCCTCTATATCGAAAACAAAGATGATACACTTATGGGTTGTAGAAAGATTCTTACCACAACAAGGGGAAGAAACCGCAGAAGGTGTTGCTGAAAATTGCTTAAATGAGTTGATTAATAGGTGCATGGTTCAAGTGGGAACACTAACCTCACTTGGAAGGGTAAAAACCATTCGCATGCATGATCTTCTCAGAGACTTGTCTATCTCCAAGGGGAAAGAGGAAAGTTTTCTTGAAATTAATAGCGGGCAAGAAATTGAATCGCCAACGTCACAACATACCAAATGTCGAAGGCTTGCAATCCATGGTGAACATGATGATCCGTATGTTTTTCTAAATCCGTATGCCCCCTACTTACGGTCCCTTCAATTTTTCAACATAGGGTattcaaaatttggatttattttcAAAGATTTCAAGTTGCTCATGGTCCTAGATGGTGTTCCCATGCCATCTCAGGCACTAAGTGCTGTAGGAAACCTAATTCAACTGAGGTATCTAGGAGTATTAATAAGAACAAAGAAGTTCAAAAAAGTCACTCTTCCTGAATCAATTGGAAAACTGAAGAATCTACAGACACTTAAAGTCGATTATCATGTTTCGTTTAGTGTACGTTTCGTATGTTGGTGTTGTATCCCCAATGTTATTTGGAAGTTGAAGAATTTGAGACATTTGTTACTCGTCCATGGAGCCGGCGTAATGAATTTTAGATTGAATAATACCTTAAACAATTTAAGGACCCTAACAAATGTAGGGGCTGGAAGATGGATAGAAGATGGTCGTTTAGCCAGCATGACTGGTTTGCGACGACTGAAGATTGTACTACTAGAAAAAGGACATTTAAAGTCGGTGCTTTCCAGCATAGAGAGATTGCACTGCCTTGAATCCTTGTCGCTGGAATTCCTGGTTAACCAAGTATTTCCAACACCCATAAGCCTTTCTCATTTTGAGCATCTCCACAAGCTCCATTTGGATGGGGTGATCAAGAGGCTACCTGAGCCACATGAATTTCCACCGAACCTCATCAAGTTTAGTCTGTTAAATTCCGATCTCGAGGAAGATTCAATAGTTAAACTTCAGTGGTTGCCAAACCTAAAGATGCTTCTCTTGGGATACAATTCATACAACTGGACAAAACTGGTTTGCTACTCGCAAGGGTTTCCTCAGTTGCACATTCTACATTTACTATCTTTAGAGTATTTGGAGGAATTGATAGTGGAAGAAGGGGCAATGATGAAGCTCAAGAATCTTAAGATAAGCCGCTGTCCAAGTTTGCGAAAGATTCCAGAACGATTTAAGTTATTGACTACATACTCTTGAAGGAAGGGGAAGGGGATATATATTGGTTGTATTTTGTGGAGTTACTCGTGTCCTGACCCTGAGGATGTTTTGTTCACTGCTGGCCTTGATGTTTATTTGCTTGCATTGGAGTGAAGAGTTTGGGCTGCGAGCTTCTTCACTGGTCTGTCTATTTCCTCCAGTTCTACTAGACATTTGGGTTCTTGTTGCCTTTTATTTTGCAGGTTGTTTGTTTGGCTTTTCCTAATCAAAGTTTGTTGTTCGTCGAGTGTTAATTTCTGAAAGAAATTCTGTATGCaagttttactttttaattccCTAATTGAGTTGAGGCGGGCTTGCTTTGTTTTGCTGTtgttgttcttttgttttttcaagcttgctgtttgtttgcttcagTTGAAGATTATGAGTCTTGATCGAGGGCTGTAGAATGATGTGCTACTTAGTAAAAAGAattgtttcttgcattttgtattttgtgaGGCCAATATGATGGCTAATAGACTAGCTCGTAATGATGCGCTCTTTCTCTCAAGGAAGCGTCAAGATGGTACGGGGACCCTCCTGATATCATATTTGATATCCTTTTTTAGGACCGTATGTAATTGtttttataatacaacaaacTATCGCttctcataaataaataaataaaagattatTATGAGGCCGTATGCCGGTCCATTATAATGGATGTAAacgtaaaataaaaatcaaataagcttatttgagagaaACGCTTGTAGTGCCCACTTaacattgtatttcactaatccaaatgtctattttgtagatatacATTCAGATATCATCTCTATAAAAACTCACTTAAATCTAATATTATTTAACcacttaattaaattatgaaatatGATAtctataacatatatatatatatatgggagCTGATTTCCCCACTCCCTTTTCCTTcacttacactcctttttattttttaatactttttaattaattttgttcttttttgtttctctctctttcctattctacccttacccgacattaatttctttttacttcacttttattatatatatatatatatatatatatatatataccttcaattttcaaaataaaaataaaaaagagaaaaaagagaaaaaaaaataaaaaacccaacCCCTCCTGTGTTGTGCCCAACCAGTACCCTCCCCTTGGCACCGTCCCCACCCAACCCCAGCCACCacctcctctcttcctccatttttctttctttttccatacCCACCAATCTCTCTGTCACTCCCCTTGagatttgggtttgtttttcaattttttattgattttgattaGTTAACACAGTGGGGGTTTGGATGGGTAGATTAATCTTGGGTGGGTTTGGGGTGATGGGGTGAGGGATTGGATTGGGGGTGGCTTTGATGGTGGTTGGAAGGATGTTGTGGTTGAACTGGGGTGGGGGCTGCGGTGAAACTGATGTTGGGTGTGTAGAGGAAGTTGGGTGGCTCAAGAATGGTTGGGACTTGGGtatgatttggtttggtgggttggTTTTTGAAATGATTCTTTTGATTACTTGGTATGgttttatgattttatttcttggaAGTTGATTTTCTTAGTTTGATTTGATCTGTTGGGGGAAGAAACAGAAGAAGGCAGGGAGTTGGGATTTGTTGGCCATGCCAGAATCCAGAAAAAGTGAGACATATATTTGTGGAAAAAGGAGTAAAGTGAGACAAAATGAGTTTCAGGGGCCAAAGTGAGACTCAAATACACTTCcccatataaaaaaaatattgaaaaatgagagcaagtgaaaataaagtaaaaagaaagaaaaaatgatataaaagggaagtaaaaagaaattaatgtagggtaagggtagaataggaaagagaaagaacaaaaaataacaaaattgattaaatgatattaaaaaaacaaaagggagtgtaagtggagaaaaagggagtgggaaaatcagctccatatatatatatatatatatatatatatattacaccGACATGAttggttaaaaaaattttggctaaaaaaatttacttttaaattttgcTACTATTGGTGCAGTTACAGAATTGTTCAACGACTAGATACCAATAGTACAAGCAGAGATATATATCTCTAAATTCCTTCCCAAACTCTTAACAATCCAAAGACAAAAGCATGCAACAATCCAATTACCACC
Proteins encoded:
- the LOC117638132 gene encoding putative disease resistance protein At1g50180, giving the protein MAEFAVSTVVEKLTSWITEEALLLEGVGDKVEQLRDELRWMQSFLKDVDAKQEKNERLRIWVSQIREVALDAEDVVETYIAEAASHSSWNIPAKLINLHQAGKKIEKIRSRVQNISRQKEHFGITGTAQEGREGTSASPNERLRWWRQTSPNIEEDDLVDLVEDTKASLTQLSSMDPCRRVVSIVGMGGLGKTTLAKKLYNHCDITKQFDCKAFVYVSKDYRRRDTLQRIIVAVSPDCNMEDLKKLEEEALISKLHELLKDRRYLVVLDDIWEKEVWDSMQSAFPSAEMGSKVMLTTRNKEVALYADARSEPIEPRFLTQDESLELFRKKALPGMDHMPCDLEKLGREMMAKCGGLPLAVVVLGGLLSTKRKTAEEWRSVLQNITWRLIDEDRVSAVLALSYNDLSFYLKSCFLHLGLFPEDSSISKTKMIHLWVVERFLPQQGEETAEGVAENCLNELINRCMVQVGTLTSLGRVKTIRMHDLLRDLSISKGKEESFLEINSGQEIESPTSQHTKCRRLAIHGEHDDPYVFLNPYAPYLRSLQFFNIGYSKFGFIFKDFKLLMVLDGVPMPSQALSAVGNLIQLRYLGVLIRTKKFKKVTLPESIGKLKNLQTLKVDYHVSFSVRFVCWCCIPNVIWKLKNLRHLLLVHGAGVMNFRLNNTLNNLRTLTNVGAGRWIEDGRLASMTGLRRLKIVLLEKGHLKSVLSSIERLHCLESLSLEFLVNQVFPTPISLSHFEHLHKLHLDGVIKRLPEPHEFPPNLIKFSLLNSDLEEDSIVKLQWLPNLKMLLLGYNSYNWTKLVCYSQGFPQLHILHLLSLEYLEELIVEEGAMMKLKNLKISRCPSLRKIPERFKLLTTYS